GGTAATTCCCGCGGCGAAAAGCAGCCCCAGTTTGATTAAAAATTCTTTAATAGGAGCTTTAGTTGGTGCTCTTATCTGTGCCGGTGTGATTATTGTCTTAGTCTTAAAGGACACCATCATCAGAGATTACGATTACCTGAATACCAGCTATGAAGACATCCCGTTACTGGCCATCGTCCCGGATATGGACAGTAAAACAAATAACAAAAATTATTACCGTAGTTATAAGTAAAAATGTTATAAACCATGGAGGAAGATGATGGCTTGGAAAAAGAAAAAGGCCGCTGGCAAAAGCACGGAACGAAATAAAATAAATGAGCAACAAAAATTAGGCGCAAACCTAAATTTTCAAGCCATTGAAGCCTATAAACTGCTAAGAACAAATTTGGAATTCTCGTTTACCGACGATAAAAGATGCCAGGTTATTGGAATTACCAGTGCTTTAAGCGGTGAAGGAAAAAGCTTGACCACCATCAATATCGCCTATGCGATTGCCGCAAACGAAAAGCGGGTTCTGGTTCTGGAGGCAGATTTTAGAAAACCGGCGATCGCATCCAAGCTGGGCATCAATGAAAATGTTGGGTTAAGTGATCTCCTGGTGCGGCAAGAGATTTTGGTCAGTGATATTTTAATTAGCGTAAGAATGACAGAGATAGTTAAGTTTGACTTGGCACCAACGGGGAGAATCCCCCCGAATCCGACTGAATTGCTGGATTCTAACAAAATGAAAGTATTTATTAGAAGTTGCTCAGATGTCTACGATTACATCTTAATTGATTTGCCCCCAGTCACCGTTGTTGCTGATGCGGTGATAGCTTCTAAATATATTGATGGGATGGTAGTGGTGGTAAGGCAGGATTGTTGTGATCAAAAATCGCTTGCGCAAACAATGAAACAGTTGAAATTCGCCAATACTAAAATTTTAGGATTTGTTTTTAACGGCTATAATCAGGCAAAATCCGGGTATTATAAAAAATATGTAAATAAAGGATACTACGAAACAGAGTATAAGCAGGCCAATGGCTCGCCTTCGCAGGGGTGATCCGATGATTGATTTTCATTCACATATTTTACCGGGGATGGATGATGGCAGTAAAAATATTGAAGAATCATTAAAAATGATTGAAGCATCTTTTAATCAAGGGGTTGAAATGATTGTGGCAACGCCGCACTTTTATCCCTGGCAGGAAAAACCGGAAGACTTTTTAGCTAGAAGAGAACATGCGATTAAATCGCTGCCGGGACCACTTTCGACGCTTCGGGTTGGGGCAGAAATTGCTTATTACGATGGCATCGATTACTCCGAAGATATCGAATTGCTGAAAATTGCCGATACCGAGCTGATATTAATCGAAATGCCGATGACAATTTGGACAAATCGGATGCTCGATTCGTTATATAACATGGAAAACAGAACCAAGCTGAAAGTTGTGCTGGCTCATTTTGAACGTTATCTCAAAGTTCAAAAAAGAACGGATCAAAGCGGCTATATTGGTGATAACTTTTTTATTCAGATCAACGCCGATTATTTCATCAACAGAAGTACCCAAAGAAAAGCACTTAAGCTGTTCAAAGAAAACAGAGTCGATTTTATCGGTTCGGATTGTCATAATTTAACATCCCGACCGCCCAATTTGGGAGAAGCATATCAAACGATTAAAAACAAATGTGGCATAAAAAGCGTAACAGCTTTCGATGATAAACAAAACCAATATTTTAAGGGAGGTATTATTTATGAAAGGTAGACAAAAATGGAAAATGGTCGTGTTGATGACCGTGGTGCTTCTTTCGCTGACAAGCGCTCAGGTCTTTGCGGCAGTTACCCCGAGTGTCAGTCAAAATCCGGCACCAAAAATTGTCGGAGCAGTGACATTTACGGATGCGGATGGGAACGTCATGACCATCAATGCCAGCGATGTTAATATCGTTGCTGATGTCGATGTAACAAAACTGACGGCGGAAGAAAAAGCGATTTATGAAAAGGCAAAAGCGGAATTCACTAATTCGGATTCGCAATACAATAAGGATTTGGGAGATTTTGTGAGCAAAAATTATCCCGGGATTGCCGCCGAAAATGTTGTGGTCAGAGAAATTTTTGATATTAACGTGGGACAGGACTTATTATTTGATAAGGGTCAAAAACTGGAGCTGACCCTGAGCGGTAACTACAAACAAGGTGACACCGTGATCGTGACCGTTTACAACAAAGATACCGGAAAATGGGATTTCATCGAATCAAACGATGTGACTGTCAATGCGGATGGAACATTAACGGTTAAATTCCCCCATTTATGCCCGGTTGCTATTCTGGTTGCAGAAACGCCCACAACAGTTCCCGCTAAAGAAGGAGGTAGCGGTTCCTCAATGCTGCTTCCGATTTTAGGCGTTGTGGTCGTCGTTTTGGCAGTTGTCGGATTCGTGGTCCTTAATAAGAAAAAATCCGTTTAATTAAGCTAACCTGATGAGAAAGAATAGTAGCGCTAGCAGTAACGTCGTTTTTCGTGTGTTTGTCATCTTGAGTTTAGCCATGATTGTGATTGTTACTGCTTATTTAGCAGTAACAATCTTTGGACAACAACTTAAACAAGTATTTGGACAGGAAGAAATCGCC
This is a stretch of genomic DNA from Acetobacterium woodii DSM 1030. It encodes these proteins:
- a CDS encoding tyrosine-protein kinase family protein, yielding MAWKKKKAAGKSTERNKINEQQKLGANLNFQAIEAYKLLRTNLEFSFTDDKRCQVIGITSALSGEGKSLTTINIAYAIAANEKRVLVLEADFRKPAIASKLGINENVGLSDLLVRQEILVSDILISVRMTEIVKFDLAPTGRIPPNPTELLDSNKMKVFIRSCSDVYDYILIDLPPVTVVADAVIASKYIDGMVVVVRQDCCDQKSLAQTMKQLKFANTKILGFVFNGYNQAKSGYYKKYVNKGYYETEYKQANGSPSQG
- a CDS encoding CpsB/CapC family capsule biosynthesis tyrosine phosphatase, producing the protein MIDFHSHILPGMDDGSKNIEESLKMIEASFNQGVEMIVATPHFYPWQEKPEDFLARREHAIKSLPGPLSTLRVGAEIAYYDGIDYSEDIELLKIADTELILIEMPMTIWTNRMLDSLYNMENRTKLKVVLAHFERYLKVQKRTDQSGYIGDNFFIQINADYFINRSTQRKALKLFKENRVDFIGSDCHNLTSRPPNLGEAYQTIKNKCGIKSVTAFDDKQNQYFKGGIIYER